The DNA segment CGCCTGGGACGCCGCGACGGCGCGCTCGGGCTCACCCACGATGACGGGGAAGACGGCGCTGCGCGGCTCCGCGGCGAAGCCGAGTTCTCGCAGTCCCTTGGAGAAGCGGTGGATGTTGCGCCACAGCCGGGCACGCAGCGCGTCATCGCGCTCGACGATGTCCACGGCGGCCTCGGCCGCGGCGCACAGGGCGGCGGGCAGCGCGGTGGAGTAGACGAGCGGCCGGGCGCGCTGGAGCACGAAGTCCACCACCGGGCGGGACGCGGCGATGTACGCGCCCAGCCCGCCGAGCGACTTGCTCAACGTGCCCATGCGCACGTCCACGGCCTCCTCCAGGCCCAGCGCCTCACACAGGCCCGCGCCGCGCTCGCCGAGCACGCCCGTGGCATGCGCCTCGTCCACGAGGAGCGCCGCGCCGTGGGCCTGGCACACCTGGACGATGTCGCGCAGGGGGGCGAGGTCTCCGTCCATGGAGAACACGGTGTCGGTGACGACGAGCCGGCGGCGCGCGGGGGTGGAGGCCAGGGCTCGCTCCAGCGCCTCGACGTCCGAGTGGGGGTAGACGACCGTGCGGGCGCGCGACAGCCGGCAGCCGTCGATGAGGGAGGCATGGTTGAGGGCGTCGGAGAAGACGGCGTCCTCGGGGCCCACGAGCGCCTGGAGGGTGCCCACGTTGGCCGCATAGCCCGAGTTGAAGAGGAGCACGGCCTCGGCGTGCTCGAAGGCGGCGAGCCGGGCCTCCAGCCGCTGGTGCACGGAGGTATCACCCACCACGAGCCGGCTCGCCCCGGAGCCCACGCCATGCGCCTCGAGCGCGGCGGCGGCCGCGGCGCGCACGGTGGGCGACGCGGCCAGGCCCAGGTAGTCGTTGGAGGCGAAGTTGACGAGCGTCTCGCCGCCCAGGCGCACGAGCGGCCCCTGGGCGGAGTCGAGCGGCTCCAGATACCGGCGCAGCCCCCGGGCCTTCAGGGCGTCGAGCCCCTCCTCGGCCCACGCGGTGACCACGCCTCCGGCACGCGCGCTCACCGGGACGTGTCCGGCTCCAGCGGCCGGATGCCCGCCTTCTCCAGCAGGGCCATGTCCTGGGCGTACTCGGGGTTGCCCGTGGTGAGCAGCTTGTCGCCGAAGAAGATGGAGTTGGCGCCCGCGAGCATGCAGAGCAGCTGCGCCTCCTCGTTCATCTGCTTGCGGCCCGCGGACAGGCGCACCATGGACAGGGGCATGAGCAGGCGCGCCGTGGCGATGGTGCGCACCATCTCCACCGACTCCACCGGCTTCTGGCTCTCCAGGGGCGTGCCCTTCACCGCCACCAGCGCGTTGATGGGCACCGACTCCGGGTGCACCTCCTGGTTGGCCAGCGTGAGCAAGAGCCCGCAGCGGTCCTCCACGCTCTCGCCCAGGCCGATGATGCCGCCCGAGCACACGGAGATGCCCGCCTTGCGCACGCGCTCGAGCGTGCGCAGCCGATCCTCATACGTGCGCGTGGTGATGATGTCGCCGTAGTGCTCGGCCGAGGTGTCCAGGTTGTGGTTGTAGGCGGACAGGCCCGCCTCGCGCAGCCGCTTCGCCTGGCTCTCGGAGAGCATGCCCAGCGTGGCACACGCCTCCATGCCGAGCGCCTTCACACCCTTCACCATCTCCAGGACGCTGTCGAACTGGGGACCGTCCTTCACCTCGCGCCAGGCCGCGCCCATGCAGAAGCGCGTGGCCCCCGCGGCCCGCGCCTGGGCGGCGGACGCGAGCACGGATTCCACCGGCATGAGCTTCTCGGCCTTCACGCCCGTGTGGTGGCGCGCCGCCTGGGGGCAGTAGCCGCAGTCCTCGGGACAGCCGCCCGTCTTGATGGACAGCAGCGAGCACAGCTGCACCTTGTTGTCCTGGAAGACGGCCCGATGGACGGTCTGCGCCTTGTGGATGAGCTCCAGCAGTGGCAGCGCGTAGAGGGCGCGCACCTCGGGCAGCGTCCAGTCATGGCGGACGGTGACACCGGGAGGCGGCACGGCGAAGTGGGCGTGGCCGTGGAACGAGTCGTCGGAAGGGGCGTGGGCGGACATGGGCTCCTCGGAAGAGCGCCGAACGTCGTGGATGGCCCCCATCGTTGTCAACCACGCGGCACGCCCGGGTTGACAACCCCCGGGCGTGCCGGAAACCGCTCGGAAATCAGGGACTTGCAGGGGTCATCCCCCCGAAGGCCCGCTCCGTCAGGCGTGGATTCTGCGTCCGCGGCCCGCCCAGCCCGCCAGGAACAACACGACGATGGCTCCAATCACCGACATGATGAGACCCGACGGCTGCAGGTCGAGGACGCTCCGGCCGGGCGAGAACAGCGCGCCGATGAAGCCACCCACGAACGAGCCCACGATACCCAGCAACATCGTCGCGATGAGACCCATGGACTGGCGGCCCGGAACCAGAGCACGCGCGATCAGACCCGCCACCAGACCCACCACGATGAACCAAATGATGCTCATCTGTTCTCTCCTCGATCGGGCACCGCCCCGTGCGGCCCCAGTGGTCTGCAAATTGGGGACCCCCTCCCCGGAGCACAACTTGATCCCCCGGATTCCGATGGATCCCCACGCCCCCCTGCTCGCTCTCCATCCGTCCAGGAAATGAAATGGGGCGGCGTGGGAGGGGTGCGCTAGAGAACAACTCCCATGGCGAAGGCGAAGACGCATTACGCGTGTCAGGCGTGCGGGTACCAGTCGGCGAAGTGGTTGGGGAAGTGCCCCGACTGCGGCGCGTGGAGCTCGCTGGTGGAGGAGACGGAAACGAAGGCGGACGAGAAGCGCCCGGCCTGGGGCGCCTCGGGCGGAGCCTCCAAGCCGGTGCGGCTGCGCGAGGTGAGCGGCGAGCAGGAGCAGCGCCGGCACACGGGCATCGCCGAGTTCGATCGGGTCCTCGGAGGCGGCGTGGTGGACGGCTCGCTGGTGCTGCTCGGCGGCGACCCCGGCATCGGCAAGTCCACGCTGCTGCTCTCCGCGTTGGACCGGCTGGGGCACGCGGGCCCGGTGCTCTACGTGTCGGGCGAGGAGTCCCTGCGGCAGACGAAGATGCGCGCCGAGCGCCTCCGGGTGGAGGGCGAGTCCATCCACCTGTTCGCGGAGACGGACGCGGAGCGGGTGCTCTCGGTGGCCGAGTCCCTCA comes from the Cystobacter ferrugineus genome and includes:
- the bioB gene encoding biotin synthase BioB; translation: MSAHAPSDDSFHGHAHFAVPPPGVTVRHDWTLPEVRALYALPLLELIHKAQTVHRAVFQDNKVQLCSLLSIKTGGCPEDCGYCPQAARHHTGVKAEKLMPVESVLASAAQARAAGATRFCMGAAWREVKDGPQFDSVLEMVKGVKALGMEACATLGMLSESQAKRLREAGLSAYNHNLDTSAEHYGDIITTRTYEDRLRTLERVRKAGISVCSGGIIGLGESVEDRCGLLLTLANQEVHPESVPINALVAVKGTPLESQKPVESVEMVRTIATARLLMPLSMVRLSAGRKQMNEEAQLLCMLAGANSIFFGDKLLTTGNPEYAQDMALLEKAGIRPLEPDTSR
- a CDS encoding GlsB/YeaQ/YmgE family stress response membrane protein translates to MSIIWFIVVGLVAGLIARALVPGRQSMGLIATMLLGIVGSFVGGFIGALFSPGRSVLDLQPSGLIMSVIGAIVVLFLAGWAGRGRRIHA
- the bioF gene encoding 8-amino-7-oxononanoate synthase; translated protein: MSARAGGVVTAWAEEGLDALKARGLRRYLEPLDSAQGPLVRLGGETLVNFASNDYLGLAASPTVRAAAAAALEAHGVGSGASRLVVGDTSVHQRLEARLAAFEHAEAVLLFNSGYAANVGTLQALVGPEDAVFSDALNHASLIDGCRLSRARTVVYPHSDVEALERALASTPARRRLVVTDTVFSMDGDLAPLRDIVQVCQAHGAALLVDEAHATGVLGERGAGLCEALGLEEAVDVRMGTLSKSLGGLGAYIAASRPVVDFVLQRARPLVYSTALPAALCAAAEAAVDIVERDDALRARLWRNIHRFSKGLRELGFAAEPRSAVFPVIVGEPERAVAASQALRSRGLLVKAIRPPTVPEGTSRLRFCLSAAHTEGQLDLALAALRALNL